From Rana temporaria chromosome 7, aRanTem1.1, whole genome shotgun sequence, the proteins below share one genomic window:
- the ELFN2 gene encoding protein phosphatase 1 regulatory subunit 29, giving the protein MSYWWFFLTLVPFFWYLPPGAKSDCWLIEGDKGYVWLAICSQNQPPYETIPQHINSTVHDLRLNENKLKIIGYASLARFGNLTDLNLTKNEISYIEDGAFLGQSNLQILQLGYNKLTNLSEGMLRGMPRLQFLFVQHNLIEVVTPGAFSECPSLISIDLSSNRLTKLDSITFVSIQALMACELAGNPFHCNCELYGFLGWLVMFNNFTRNYDRLQCESPREFAGYPLLSPKPHHSRNAITVLQAQCKNGAYIPRERPTPFIPNSLPDTDENSGYSPGDLLSSEPTPTSTTDSSGIPTIEIHHVTGSSATLIVTIPSPFKKMYILVQYNNSFVYDVTTLKNRKEYITLDKLKAHVNYTFCVASIRNSKRYNHTCLFVFTRSKDKEEFSPNTSTTTHYIMTILGCLFGMVIILGVVYYCLRKKRRQEEKKKSLNVKKTILEMRYGSDIDPCIGPHSSQKLSEHPIPISRISSLPTSVGLGGGGEKGMPSKSMNSQMGTPKGPKGTNYMEVRSAEGLDRNHRGISGEEDEDDFRELDNGEGSAAEISTIAKEVDKVNQIINNCIDALKLDTASFLGGGDPELGYDCQSIPASSSGHLERLSFLSPSYKEGVHPLQRQLSADAATVAKKRCSISSSGSIKSARVFSLDVPEQSLKCDSKYIEKSSPLNSPLDRLPLVSSAGVHHLDVKPSYHCSEHRHSFPALYYEESADTLSQRVSFLKPLSRTKRDSSYSQLSPRHHFSGYSSSPEYSTENTHKIWERFRPYKKHTREEVYIAAGHALRKKVQFAKGEDLHDILDYWKGVSAQQKL; this is encoded by the coding sequence atgTCATACTGGTGGTTCTTTTTGACACTAGTTCCTTTCTTCTGGTACCTCCCTCCAGGGGCAAAGAGTGATTGCTGGCTGATTGAAGGTGACAAGGGTTATGTCTGGCTAGCCATCTGTAGCCAGAATCAACCACCATATGAAACCATACCCCAGCATATCAACAGTACAGTTCATGATCTTAGGCTTAATGAAAATAAGTTGAAAATTATTGGCTATGCTTCCCTCGCTCGCTTTGGAAATCTAACAGACCTCAATCTCACAAAAAATGAGATCTCATATATTGAGGATGGAGCCTTTTTGGGACAATCCAACTTACAAATCCTGCAGCTTGGGTATAATAAATTGACTAATTTATCAGAGGGAATGTTAAGGGGTATGCCCAGACTACAGTTCCTTTTTGTGCAGCACAATTTGATAGAGGTGGTAACACCAGGAGCTTTTTCAGAGTGTCCAAGCCTTATAAGCATTGATTTATCCTCTAACCGACTTACAAAGTTAGATAGCATTACCTTTGTCAGTATTCAAGCACTTATGGCATGTGAACTGGCAGGAAATCCTTTTCATTGCAACTGCGAACTTTATGGCTTTCTTGGCTGGTTAGTCATGTTCAACAATTTTACTCGTAATTATGACCGCTTGCAATGTGAAAGCCCCAGAGAATTTGCAGGTTACCCACTTCTCAGCCCCAAGCCTCACCATAGTCGAAATGCCATAACTGTCCTTCAAGCGCAGTGCAAGAATGGAGCCTATATACCACGTGAAAGGCCAACCCCTTTCATACCAAACTCCTTGCCGGATACAGATGAAAACTCTGGTTATAGTCCTGGGGATCTTCTTTCATCTGAGCCAACCCCTACTTCTACCACAGATTCTTCTGGCATACCCACTATTGAAATTCACCATGTAACAGGAAGTTCAGCTACTCTAATTGTCACTATTCCATCTCCTTTTAAAAAGATGTACATTCTGGTACAGTACAACAATAGTTTTGTATATGATGTTACAACCCTGAAAAACAGGAAAGAGTATATAACCTTGGATAAGCTGAAGGCACATGTCAACTATACTTTCTGTGTAGCATCTATTCGGAACTCAAAGAGGTACAACCATacttgcctgtttgtttttactcGGTCCAAGGATAAGGAAGAATTTTCTCCCAACACTTCCACCACCACTCACTATATTATGACTATATTAGGTTGCCTCTTTGGCATGGTCATCATTTTGGGAGTAGTCTATTACTGTCTAAGAAAAAAGAGAAGGCAAGAGGAGAAGAAAAAATCCCTCAATGTGAAAAAGACTATTCTTGAAATGCGTTATGGTTCAGATATTGACCCTTGTATTGGACCTCATTCTTCCCAGAAGCTCTCAGAACATCCTATTCCAATCTCCCGTATATCTTCACTGCCAACATCTGTTGGACTTGGAGGTGGAGGGGAGAAAGGAATGCCTTCCAAGTCAATGAACTCTCAGATGGGAACACCAAAAGGTCCAAAGGGGACAAATTATATGGAAGTACGAAGCGCGGAAGGATTAGACAGAAATCACAGAGGCATTTCAGGAGAAGAGGATGAAGATGACTTTCGAGAATTGGACAATGGTGAAGGCTCAGCAGCTGAAATATCCACTATTGCCAAAGAAGTGGATAAAGTGAACCAAATTATCAATAACTGTATTGATGCCCTAAAACTTGACACGGCttcttttttaggggggggggacccgGAGCTGGGCTACGATTGCCAGTCAATTCCAGCCAGCTCTTCGGGTCATTTGGAAAGATTGAGCTTCCTCTCTCCTTCCTACAAGGAAGGTGTTCACCCTCTCCAGCGCCAGCTGAGTGCAGATGCTGCCACAGTGGCAAAGAAACGCTGCAGCATTTCGTCTAGTGGCTCCATTAAGAGTGCCAGAGTTTTTAGCTTGGATGTCCCTGAGCAGTCTTTAAAGTGTGACTCCAAATATATTGAGAAAAGCAGCCCCCTCAACAGTCCTCTGGACCGCCTTCCTCTTGTGTCCTCCGCAGGAGTTCACCATTTAGATGTCAAGCCTTCCTATCATTGTAGTGAGCATCGTCACTCCTTCCCTGCTCTTTATTATGAAGAAAGTGCTGATACATTAAGCCAGAGAGTGAGCTTTCTGAAACCCCTTTCTCGTACCAAGAGAGACTCTAGCTATTCCCAGCTGTCACCCAGACACCATTTCTCTGGATACTCCTCTAGCCCAGAATACTCAACTGAAAACACCCACAAGATATGGGAGCGCTTCCGTccttacaaaaaacacacacgagAAGAGGTCTACATAGCAGCTGGACATGCTTTGCGCAAAAAAGTCCAGTTTGCCAAAGGGGAGGACTTGCATGACATTTTGGATTACTGGAAAGGAGTGTCTGCTCAGCAGAAACTGTAA